The stretch of DNA CATCCCGGTGAGGTAGTATCATTTAATAATTTGGTAGGGCTTCGCTTGGAGAAATTTGGCTATCAGGAGGCACCGGTTTTTATTGACGGAAAACTAGTTCCGGATTGGGGGGGAGGAGTGTGTCAGGTAAGCAGTACCTTATATAATGCTGTATTGCTGGCTGATTTGGGGATCGTGGAGCGAACTTCTCATTATAGTCCACCCGGTTATGTTCCTTTGGGACAAGATGCCACAGTAGCCGACAATCTATTGGATTTTAAATTCAAGAATACTACTTCTCATAATATTTACATTAGCAGCGAGGTTTCAGGAAATCAGTTAATAGTATACATTTTTGGCAAAGAAAGATCAAATTCACCGGATATTCGGATTGAAGCCACAGATAAGAAGATCCTGGAACCAAATACAATAATTAAGCAAGATCCTAATTTGGAATTAGGCAAAGAAGTTGTTGAAGTGGAAGGACAAAAAGGATTTCAAATTACTACTTATCGGGTAAAATACGTAAATGGAGCGGAAATTAGCCGGGATTATCTGGCTTCTGATGAATTCAAGCCGGAAGACAGAGTGGTTCGTGTTGGCACAAAAAATGATTCCAATCAATTGACTAAATAAACTAAACCAAACCACCCATATCGGGTGGTTTGGTTTAGTTTTTGTTATAAACGTCTGAATATACCAGTGACGCGTCCGAGAATTGATACGTTTTTCGAGTAAATTGGATCCATGAAATCATTCTCGGGCTGCAGGCGTATACAATCTTTCTCCCGGAAAAACCGTTTCACAGTGGCTTCTTCACCATCTAACAGTGCGACAACGATGTCGCCATTATCAGCACTTTGTGTTTCTCGTACTAATATGTAATCACCATCCAGTATACCGGCATTAATCATGCTGCTGCCGTGAACAGTGAGCATGAATACATCATCTTTACTGCCAACAAGATCGGCAGGCAGGGGATAGGTTTCTTCAATATTTTCAGTTGCCAGTATGGGTTGACCCGCTGTTACATGACCAACTAATGGTACAGCTATTAGTGTTTTTTGACGCCAAAGAACATCATCCAATACATCAATTGCCCGGGGTTTTGTGGGATCGCGCCTTATAAATCCGAGCTTTTCCAGCTTTGATAGATGACTGTGTACAGTAGAACTGGAACTGAGGCCGACTGCTTCACCAATTTCACGCACGGAGGGTGGATAACCTTTTTTTCGTAAAGTGTCTTTAATATAGTTCATTATCTGCTTTTGCCGGGTGTTTAAAGATTCATATTTAGTCATAACATCACTCCGTAATAGTAGCTCAGACTTTTCTTATTGGTTATTATAACAAGAAATGCCCGATATTGCAAACGTTAGTTCGCTTAATAGTATGCAGTCAGAATAAAAAGTTATTGCGTAAGTTTTTAACAAAAAAATATTTTAATACATAAAAAAGGGTAGATTCGGCTAGTTTAAATGTGTTATTATAGTTGAAATACATGATGAATTTTGCCGAAGGGAGTAATTGCATGTTTGAAAACAAATTTGGATCAGAAGGGCTGACTTTTGATGACGTATTACTAGTTCCAGCGAAATCTGAAGTTTTGCCACGTGAAGTTGAAGTTTCTACCCATTTAACCCGCAATATTAAACTAAACATTCCTATTATCAGTTCGGGTATGGATACAGTTACTGAGGCACGAATGGCGATTGCCGTAGCCAGAGAAGGTGGCTTGGGCGTAATTCATAAGAACATGCCTATCGAGTGTCAGGCAAATGAGATTGATAAAGTAATACGGTCAGAGCACGGGATTATAGTTGATCCGATTTTTTTATCTCCGGATAATACGTTGCAAGATGCTCATAATTTAATGGAAAAATATCATATATCGGGTGTACCGGTAACTGATAAAAATAAATTAGTCGGTATTCTTACGAATAGGGATTTGCGGTTTGAAACGGATTTGAAAAGAAAAATTGGCGAGTGTATGACCAGAGAACACTTGATTACCGCTCCGGTAGGCACTTCAGTGGAAGCTGCCAAAGAATTATTGCGGAAACACCGGATTGAAAAATTGCCGTTAGTTGATAGGGAAGGGAACCTAAAAGGGTTAATCACGATTAAGGATATAGAGAAAGCCCAGAAATATCCTAATTCCGCCAAGGATAATAAAGGACGATTGTTAGTAGCCGCCGCGATTGGGGTTGGCTCTGATATGATGGATCGTGTGGATGCAGTTGTTGGGGCCAGAGTAGATGTTCTTGTTGTGGATACTGCTCATGGACACTCAAAAGGTGTGCTGGAGGCTGTTAAAATTATTAAGGCGGCACATCCGCATGTTGACCTCGTCGCAGGCAATGTAGCTACAGCAGACGCAACCCGGGCTTTGATTGAAGCAGGAGCCGATTGTGTGAAAGTGGGAATCGGTCCGGGGTCAATCTGTACGACCAGAGTTATTGCCGGAATTGGCGTTCCGCAGATAACGGCCGTATATGATTGTTCCAATGCAGCCAGGGAATATAATATTCCGATTATTGCCGACGGTGGAATCAAGTATTCCGGCGATATTGTTAAAGCGATCGCTGCCGGCGCAAATGTTGTGATGATCGGGAACTTATTTGCCGGTACGGAAGAGAGCCCTGGGGAGACAGTTATTTATCAGGGACGCAGTTATAAAGTTTATCGGGGTATGGGTTCATTGGGAGCTATGGCTCAAGGCAGTAAAGATCGTTATTTTCAAGAAAACATGGACAAGCTTGTTCCAGAGGGAATAGAGGGAAGGGTACCTTATAAAGGATCTTTAGCAGATACTGCCTTCCAATTGATTGGTGGCTTGCGAGCCGGAATGGGATATTGCGGTGTGCGTAATATCGAAGAACTGATAACTAAGACCAAGTTTATTCGTATTACTGGGGCAGGGTTAAAAGAAAGCCACCCCCATGATATTAGTATTACAAAGGAATCGCCTAATTATAGTTTATAAAATGAACGAAATTTCTTTCGTAAAAGAGCCGTTCTGTTATGTAGGACGGTTTTTTGTTTTTTAATTTGTTAAGTTTTATATTAGTACTTGTATTTTATAAGCATATAATGTTATAATGTCTACCGTACATAGATAATTATCCATTTACACAACACGGAGAGGGCGATATGGTGACAGAGCAGAAATCTGTATTTTTTTTAGTACGGGAAGAGATTTTGCCGGAAGCAATCAAAAAAACAATTAAAGTAAAAGACATGCTTAAACGTGGCGAAGCAAGTACCATTAATGAGGCTGTAGAGAAAATGGAACTTAGTCGCAGTGCCTACTATAAGTATAAGGATTATGTGTTTCCATTTTATGAAGCCAGCAGAGAAAAAATTGTAACACTGGCATTATTATTAGAGCATAAACCGGGTGTTTTATCCCGGGTATTAAACACTATTGCCAGTGAACACGGCAGTATTATGACTATTAATCAAGGAATACCGCTGCAGGGAGTGGCCAATGCCACTGTTTCCATTGAAACAGCAGAATTAGTGATTGATCTGGAAGCTCTGTTAGACAAATTAAGAATGGTAGAAGGAGTCAAACGACTTGAAGTATTGGGTCAGGAATAGGGAGGGGCAGAATAGATGGCAAAAACAATCAATGTTGGCTTACTTGGTATGGGAACAGTGGGAACTGGCGTGGCAAAAATTTTGACTAACAATGGCAGCAATATTGCTGCTAAAGTGGGACTGCCGGTAGCAATTAAAAAAGTATTAGTCAGAAATCCTCATAAACTCCGGAATTTCAAGGTGGACGCACAATTTGTCACCGATATCGAGGAAATCATAAATGACGATGAAATTGATATTATAATTGAAGTTATGGGGGGGGAACAACCGGCAAAAGACTACATGATTCAAGCTCTAACAGCCGGTAAACATGTGGTTACAGCGAATAAAGACGTAATAGCCCAATATGGACATGAATTATTTGATGCTGCTGCGAGTAGTAAAGTCGATTTTATGTTTGAAGCAAGTGTCGGCGGTGGAATTCCTATTATCAGACCATTGAAGCAATGTTTGGCTGCCAACCGCATCACCGAAGTCATGGGAATCGTTAATGGAACGACAAACTATATGTTGACCAAGATGACTAATGAGGGCCTGGATTTCGCTGAAGTACTGTCTGAGGCCCAGGCCCAGGGATATGCTGAAGCTGATCCTACCGCAGATGTAGGTGGTTTAGATGCAGCTCGTAAAATTGCAATTTTAGCATCCATTGCATTTGGTACCCGAATTTCCCTGGATGATGTTTATACCGAGGGAATTACTAATATTTCTGCTGAAGATATTGACTATGGTAAGGAATTGGGCTACGTTATTAAATTATTAGCGATTGCCAGAGAAGATGAACAAGGAATTAATGTACGGGTTCATCCTGCGTTCATCCCTTGTGATCATCCCTTAGCGTCGGTTCATGATGTGTTTAATGCTATTTATATAAAAGGGGATGCTGTCGGAGAGACAATGTTTTATGGCCGTGGTGCCGGTGAGATGCCGACAGCCAGTGCGGTCGTGGCCGATGTAATTGACGTGGCCCGGGATATACAGCATGGTGCCTGTGGTAGAATTTTGTGTACTTGTTTTGAAGAGAAAAGATTATGCCCGGTACAAAAAACTGAATCACCTTATTATATTAGATTACTGGTGGATGATAAGCCAGGCGTTTTAGCTGCTATAGCCGGTGCTTTTGGGGCACAAAATGTAAGCTTAAATTCGGTTATCCAAAAACGCAAGGTAAATAATTGTGCGGAAATCGTACTGATTACTTATAAAGTAACGGATGAAAATATTCGCATGTCGATTAATACAATTAATGGTATGTCGGCGGTAAATGAAGTACGCAGTATAATCCGGGTGGAAGCCTGATTGCCGGAAGTAGGGGAGAAAACGATATGCCGATAACAACGAAAGTAAGAATTCCCGGTACTACGGCCAACTGTGGTGCTGGTTTTGATGCTGTTGGGATGGCTTGTACTATATATAATGATTTAGAATTAACTTTAACGGAAAACGGTAAGCTGTCTATTGAAATATTTGGTGAAGGGAAAGACGCAATTCCAGCCGATGAACGCAATATTGTCTGGAAAGCTATACAGACAGTACTGAAAAAGGTAGGCATGTCTTATTCTGGGATTCATATCAAGATGAACAATCACATTCCCCTGGCCAGGGGTTTGGGCAGTAGCGCAGCCGCTATTGTAGCAGGATTAGTTGCTGCCAATACAGCCACAGGCACTCGACTGAATAAGCATGAACTTTTAACCATGGCTACTGCTTTAGAGGGGCAT from Veillonellales bacterium encodes:
- the lexA gene encoding transcriptional repressor LexA produces the protein MTKYESLNTRQKQIMNYIKDTLRKKGYPPSVREIGEAVGLSSSSTVHSHLSKLEKLGFIRRDPTKPRAIDVLDDVLWRQKTLIAVPLVGHVTAGQPILATENIEETYPLPADLVGSKDDVFMLTVHGSSMINAGILDGDYILVRETQSADNGDIVVALLDGEEATVKRFFREKDCIRLQPENDFMDPIYSKNVSILGRVTGIFRRL
- a CDS encoding homoserine dehydrogenase; this encodes MAKTINVGLLGMGTVGTGVAKILTNNGSNIAAKVGLPVAIKKVLVRNPHKLRNFKVDAQFVTDIEEIINDDEIDIIIEVMGGEQPAKDYMIQALTAGKHVVTANKDVIAQYGHELFDAAASSKVDFMFEASVGGGIPIIRPLKQCLAANRITEVMGIVNGTTNYMLTKMTNEGLDFAEVLSEAQAQGYAEADPTADVGGLDAARKIAILASIAFGTRISLDDVYTEGITNISAEDIDYGKELGYVIKLLAIAREDEQGINVRVHPAFIPCDHPLASVHDVFNAIYIKGDAVGETMFYGRGAGEMPTASAVVADVIDVARDIQHGACGRILCTCFEEKRLCPVQKTESPYYIRLLVDDKPGVLAAIAGAFGAQNVSLNSVIQKRKVNNCAEIVLITYKVTDENIRMSINTINGMSAVNEVRSIIRVEA
- a CDS encoding ACT domain-containing protein, encoding MVTEQKSVFFLVREEILPEAIKKTIKVKDMLKRGEASTINEAVEKMELSRSAYYKYKDYVFPFYEASREKIVTLALLLEHKPGVLSRVLNTIASEHGSIMTINQGIPLQGVANATVSIETAELVIDLEALLDKLRMVEGVKRLEVLGQE
- the guaB gene encoding IMP dehydrogenase: MFENKFGSEGLTFDDVLLVPAKSEVLPREVEVSTHLTRNIKLNIPIISSGMDTVTEARMAIAVAREGGLGVIHKNMPIECQANEIDKVIRSEHGIIVDPIFLSPDNTLQDAHNLMEKYHISGVPVTDKNKLVGILTNRDLRFETDLKRKIGECMTREHLITAPVGTSVEAAKELLRKHRIEKLPLVDREGNLKGLITIKDIEKAQKYPNSAKDNKGRLLVAAAIGVGSDMMDRVDAVVGARVDVLVVDTAHGHSKGVLEAVKIIKAAHPHVDLVAGNVATADATRALIEAGADCVKVGIGPGSICTTRVIAGIGVPQITAVYDCSNAAREYNIPIIADGGIKYSGDIVKAIAAGANVVMIGNLFAGTEESPGETVIYQGRSYKVYRGMGSLGAMAQGSKDRYFQENMDKLVPEGIEGRVPYKGSLADTAFQLIGGLRAGMGYCGVRNIEELITKTKFIRITGAGLKESHPHDISITKESPNYSL